The Humulus lupulus chromosome 4, drHumLupu1.1, whole genome shotgun sequence genome has a window encoding:
- the LOC133829219 gene encoding uncharacterized protein LOC133829219: MSPVSWVKKKLGRRKLKKSRSVPVPLLLPRINTHLQPSDDILSVPLVDGRDQELDRIAASDLRCAYWQKSEDIVSDDNELESIVLHLMEKKVTVTRKSSGLKRKGSSRRSATSAVPALCRKLSRRASRVAWLSSLTCMGIYSGPTLSQAKYAY, encoded by the exons ATGTCTCCAGTTTCATGGGTGAAAAAGAAGCTTGGTCGGCGTAAACTTAAAAAATCTAGATCTGTGCCGGTGCCGCTACTTCTTCCGCGAATCAATACTCATCTCCAGCCTTCTGATGATATATTATCTGTGCCTCTG GTTGATGGTCGTGATCAAGAACTCGATCGTATAGCAGCTTCAGATCTACGATGTGCTTATTGGCAAAAGTCAGAGGATATTGTTTCAGATGATAATG AGTTGGAGTCCATAGTGCTGCATCTAATGGAGAAGAAGGTGACGGTAACTCGTAAATCATCAGGCCTCAAAAGAAAAGGGTCTTCAAGAAGATCAGCAACATCAGCAGTGCCTGCTTTATGCAGAAAACTATCTCGGAGAGCGTCTAGGGTCGCATGGTTGTCTTCCCTTACTTGTATGGGCATTTACAGTGGACCAACATTATCACAAGCTAAATATGCTTACTAA